One window of Bacteroidota bacterium genomic DNA carries:
- a CDS encoding nucleoside deaminase — protein MSSSLLSIHSDEHFMHQALLEAELAFADDEVPIGAVVVCNNRIIGRGHNQVERLHDATAHAEMLAITAASDFLGSKYLEGCTLYVTIEPCPMCAGALRWVQLEKVVYGAGESKFGYTRFGPEMLHPKTEVVHGILENECRQLMRTFFQKKRGQDPQ, from the coding sequence ATGTCTTCCAGTCTGTTGAGTATCCATTCCGACGAGCATTTTATGCATCAGGCCCTTTTAGAGGCCGAACTGGCATTTGCAGATGATGAGGTGCCGATTGGTGCGGTTGTCGTTTGCAACAACCGCATTATCGGTCGGGGCCATAATCAGGTTGAAAGGCTTCACGATGCAACGGCGCATGCGGAAATGCTTGCAATTACCGCAGCAAGCGACTTTTTGGGCAGCAAATACCTTGAAGGATGTACTTTGTATGTGACCATTGAGCCTTGCCCGATGTGTGCAGGCGCTTTGCGATGGGTACAACTTGAAAAGGTGGTTTACGGTGCTGGCGAATCAAAATTTGGCTACACGCGCTTCGGCCCTGAAATGCTCCATCCCAAAACGGAGGTCGTTCACGGGATCCTCGAAAACGAATGCCGGCAATTGATGCGAACCTTTTTCCAGAAAAAGCGGGGACAAGACCCACAATGA